In Nitrosospira briensis C-128, a genomic segment contains:
- the purN gene encoding phosphoribosylglycinamide formyltransferase encodes MKSLVILISGRGSNMQALIEAKLPVRIAAVISNKPDAPGLEVAKMHGCETRVLDQRSYSERRAFDAALADVIDAYAPDLIVLAGFMRILGDDFVDRYRGKLMNVHPSLLPAFPGLHSHRQALQEGVKIHGCTVHFVTSQMDRGPIIVQAAVQILPDDTEETLAARVLQQEHRIYPEAVRWFMEDRLKLSDNHVEVSNAGIDNSVLYSPELYK; translated from the coding sequence ATGAAATCTCTCGTGATCCTCATCTCCGGTCGCGGCAGCAACATGCAAGCGCTGATCGAAGCAAAGCTCCCCGTCAGGATCGCTGCAGTCATCAGCAACAAGCCTGATGCACCAGGACTTGAGGTTGCAAAAATGCATGGTTGTGAAACCAGGGTGCTGGATCAACGGTCCTATTCCGAACGCCGGGCGTTTGACGCCGCGCTGGCCGATGTAATCGATGCTTATGCGCCCGACCTGATAGTGCTCGCGGGTTTCATGCGAATTCTGGGAGATGATTTTGTCGACCGTTATCGGGGGAAGCTGATGAACGTTCATCCCTCATTGCTGCCCGCTTTTCCAGGCCTCCATAGTCACAGGCAGGCGTTGCAGGAAGGTGTAAAGATACATGGCTGTACGGTACATTTCGTTACCTCCCAGATGGATCGCGGCCCAATAATCGTCCAGGCCGCAGTTCAGATATTACCGGACGATACCGAGGAAACTCTCGCGGCACGGGTACTGCAACAGGAACACCGCATTTACCCCGAGGCCGTGCGGTGGTTCATGGAAGACCGGCTGAAACTCTCCGATAATCATGTTGAGGTGAGCAACGCCGGAATCGACAACTCAGTTTTATACTCACCGGAATTATACAAATGA
- a CDS encoding DUF3108 domain-containing protein, which produces MKYLSIALLWGLSFSVFSAGAADVPARVDISYSITSGALEGEVNDTLKIRQESGKRSYEINSESRAIGLLALTQPESVVRDSQGTITAQGALRPGRFSDQHGKKLPKVAIFDWDKKLLTLQHKRGEEQKALPADVQDKLSLPYSFMFSPVSAVSGKVIDLHETDGKHLELAHYTVGKETLDTPMGKLETIVLTKRLESEGQRDKKIWLAVDHHMLPVRIVAAEKMGIVTDQMVTNISYTDKMAGSFKQGRLR; this is translated from the coding sequence ATGAAATATTTATCCATTGCGTTGCTGTGGGGCTTAAGTTTTTCGGTTTTCTCCGCTGGTGCCGCTGATGTCCCCGCCCGGGTCGACATCAGCTATTCGATAACGTCTGGCGCGCTCGAAGGCGAAGTGAACGATACGTTGAAAATCAGGCAGGAAAGTGGTAAACGTAGCTATGAGATCAATAGCGAATCCCGCGCCATAGGACTACTGGCGCTGACACAACCCGAAAGCGTGGTGCGTGACAGCCAGGGAACCATTACAGCGCAAGGGGCATTGCGCCCCGGACGTTTTTCGGATCAGCATGGCAAGAAGCTACCCAAGGTAGCTATTTTCGACTGGGACAAGAAGCTGTTGACACTTCAACATAAGCGCGGAGAAGAGCAAAAGGCCTTGCCTGCCGACGTTCAGGACAAGCTGAGCCTGCCCTACAGCTTTATGTTCTCCCCCGTTTCCGCTGTCTCAGGCAAGGTGATCGACCTCCATGAAACCGATGGCAAGCACCTCGAATTAGCCCACTATACAGTTGGAAAAGAAACGCTGGACACGCCCATGGGTAAACTGGAAACCATCGTACTGACAAAGCGTCTGGAAAGTGAAGGCCAGCGCGACAAGAAAATCTGGCTTGCCGTTGACCATCACATGTTGCCGGTGCGCATCGTTGCGGCTGAGAAAATGGGCATTGTTACGGATCAGATGGTTACCAACATAAGCTACACAGACAAAATGGCCGGCAGCTTTAAACAGGGACGCCTGCGCTGA
- the purM gene encoding phosphoribosylformylglycinamidine cyclo-ligase: MTSSKFEHPNPDSTHLSYRDAGVDINAGDRLVENIKPYAKCTMRPEVLAGIGGFGALFEISKKYRNPVLVAGTDGVGTKLKLAFQSGQHDSIGIDLVAMSVNDILVQGAEPLFFLDYFACGKLDVETATRVVKGIAKGCEQAGCALIGGETAEMPGMYPEGEYDLAGFAVGAVEKDRIITGLTIREGDAVLGLASSGAHSNGYSLIRKIIEKNNTDLSADFHGKALIDVIMAPTRIYVKPLLELMKHLPVKGMAHITGGGLTENIPRVLPEGVTAILKRDAWDMPPLFHWLRQQGNVNEQEMQRVFNCGIGMVLVVAPEFVDSAMQLLRSAGETVWHIGMIQQRHADEAQTIFE, translated from the coding sequence TTGACTTCATCCAAATTCGAGCATCCCAACCCAGACTCCACCCATTTGTCCTACCGCGACGCAGGCGTGGACATCAACGCGGGTGACCGCCTGGTGGAGAATATCAAGCCCTACGCCAAGTGTACCATGCGTCCGGAAGTGCTCGCCGGCATAGGCGGCTTCGGGGCATTGTTCGAGATTTCGAAAAAATATCGTAATCCGGTGCTGGTAGCAGGCACCGATGGCGTGGGCACCAAATTGAAGCTTGCATTCCAGTCCGGCCAGCACGACAGTATCGGTATCGACCTGGTGGCAATGAGCGTCAACGACATCCTGGTGCAAGGCGCGGAACCGTTGTTCTTCCTGGACTATTTCGCATGCGGGAAATTGGACGTGGAAACGGCCACCCGCGTTGTGAAAGGCATTGCAAAGGGCTGCGAACAGGCGGGATGCGCCTTGATCGGCGGCGAGACCGCCGAAATGCCGGGCATGTACCCGGAGGGAGAATACGATCTTGCCGGCTTTGCGGTAGGTGCCGTCGAGAAAGACCGGATTATCACCGGCTTGACTATTCGGGAAGGCGATGCGGTATTGGGACTGGCTTCCAGCGGTGCACATTCCAACGGCTACTCGCTGATCCGCAAGATCATCGAGAAAAATAATACGGATTTGTCAGCGGATTTCCACGGTAAAGCGTTAATTGATGTCATCATGGCGCCAACGCGCATTTATGTAAAACCGTTGCTCGAACTGATGAAGCATCTGCCGGTCAAAGGCATGGCACATATTACGGGCGGCGGCTTGACGGAAAATATCCCGCGCGTCCTGCCGGAAGGCGTCACAGCGATATTGAAACGCGATGCATGGGATATGCCTCCCCTTTTTCACTGGCTTCGACAGCAAGGCAATGTGAACGAACAGGAAATGCAGCGTGTATTCAACTGCGGCATTGGCATGGTGCTGGTAGTGGCGCCGGAATTTGTCGATAGTGCAATGCAGCTTTTGCGGTCTGCTGGCGAGACCGTGTGGCATATAGGCATGATTCAGCAGCGCCATGCGGATGAAGCGCAAACAATCTTCGAGTAA